In the Trichoderma atroviride chromosome 4, complete sequence genome, CTTTCTTGACCGAGAACTCAAGGCAATCGGTGAATACAAATCAGGCCCATCACCGCCTCGAATTTCTTGCTATTCattctttgtctttttctttttcctcatcTACACTTTCGCCTGGTTTATGCAACAATGGCGCTTTTCGGGTCCAATGCCGCTGCAGCGGGTGACGGGGCTCTTCAGCCCCGGTTGTCAACTCTATCAACAATGGCCATGGCTTTTGCCATTCTCAAGTACGTTCATCATGTCTTTACCTTTAATTGAATGATACAAGATGGCTAATGATCAACAAACTACATAGCACATGGATAGCACTTGCCGGTTCAATAGGCCTTGTCTTGCCCTCCGGCAGCTCCGTGGCTCTATTATATGGATTCATCTTCTGTGTCATGTGCTGCTTTTGCGTAGCCGCAAGCCTTGGAGAGCTCAGTGCCATCTGGCCAACCGCCGGAGGACAGTACCACTTTGTATACGCCCTCTGCACAGAACGATGGAGAAAGCCAATGGTGAGTTGTGCGACTCAATTTCCAATCCTAGCAGTCTTGCATCTTGCATCTTGTACTCTAACCACCAATACTATTCCAGAGCTTTGTAGTCGGATGGGCCAATATTGTAGGCTGGCTTGTCGTTGTAACTGTACAGGACTATTTCGGATGTAAGAATCAAACTTCACCACCCGACTTACACGGACACTGCTAATCTGAGATGACACAGCCCAGTTTATTTCTGCCGCAGCAGTTGTGGCCTCGAACGGATCCTATCAAATCACCGCGGCGAAGACTTACGGAATATTTGTTGCCATCCTCGTCTTTACGACTGTGGCAAATATCTGGGGTAACAGGATCCTAGGCAGATGGAACGATGCTGCTTGTAAGTCGAGTCAATAAAGTGCTTCAACAAGGCTTTTTCAACCTGATGGCTAATGCATCAACATAGTGTACTGGTCCATCTTTGGattcgtcatcatcagcattGTTCTGCTCTCCATGTCAGACAAGACTAGCGCAGAGTTTGTCTTTACAGACTTCAACAATGAGACTGGTTGGTCCGACGGCatggcctggatcttggGCCTATTGCAGtccgctctctctctcattgcATTCGATGTCGTTCTCCACATGACAGAGGAGATGCCAAATCCATCTAGGGATGCCCCAAGAGCTATGATGTACTCCATTGTCATTGGTGGTGTCACGTAAGTCGAATGCCATCATCTTAATCGTATATAACCTCGAAACATGACTAACACACTGCTCTCAGGGGTTTCGGTTTCATTCTAGTCATCCTTTTCTGCCTTGTCGACGCCGAGACTGTCCTTGCCACATCGACAGGTATGCCTATTGTCGAACTCATCCTTCAGGCCACGAAGAGCcgagctgccgccaccatTCTCAGCTTAATGCTCGCTGTGTGCTTCATCAACGGCACAAATGCCAGTATCACAAGTGTCAGCAGACTGCTTTACGCCATGGCTCGTGACCGTGGCATCGTGTTTCACAATTACTTTGCTCATATTCAGGCTGGCTTGAACGTGCCAGTCCGAACCATCATGTtctgcttcgtcttcaacaTCCTGTTTGGTCTTCTATATCTAGGACCGGCAGTAGCTTTCAGCGCATACGTCGCGTCTTGCACCATTTTCTTGAACGTCTCTTACTCGGTTCCCATCATTGTCCTCCTCATCCGTGGACGCAAGGTGCTTGACCTTTACCAGACTCCAAAGACTCATTTCAAGTTGGGTAGAGTCTTTGGTTACATCTTGAATGTTATTGGAGCACTCTACGTGGTTATTACTTCGATTGTAAGTTGGAACTAATCAGCAAGTTCTAAATCAGTCAACTAACGCCGTGTACAGTTCTTCTGCTTTCCTACGTCACTTCCCGCCACCACGAATACTATGAGTAAGTGTTCATATTGGCTCGCAGTATTGAGAACAGCATAATGACCATCAGCAGATTATGTATGCGCTGTGATTGGCATTTGGGCGATAGTCGTTGCGGGATACTGGTTTTTGTTTGGCAAAACGTTTTTGGGTCCGGTAAGTGAAGCTTGAGATCCATCCTACGTTAATCAATGACCATTGTTTCTAACAGACGATTATAGCAAGATTTAGTTGTGGCAGATTACGAGGATGTTGTTGGTCGCCGTATTTCTACCCAGACCTCGAGCCATGAGGATAAGGCTGAGAAGGGGAGTCACTGATATTTACTGGTTTGATTTGATCCTCAGCGTTTATTAATGAGGTTGCTTCGTTTTTGTTTGATTCCTAAGAGTTCTCACTCAATACCCTGAGAAATGAAGTCAAgatagcttttattatctCTTATCTTTTCCATCTATGACTTTCCCAATTCGGCAGATCGATCTGTGGCGGCCTTGACAGCCTTGTTAACAATCTCGGCAAAGCCCGATGACTCAAAACTCTGT is a window encoding:
- a CDS encoding uncharacterized protein (TransMembrane:13 (o26-47i54-72o78-94i106-124o144-165i177-197o217-238i259-284o304-333i354-376o382-406i427-447o459-480i)), which translates into the protein MALFGSNAAAAGDGALQPRLSTLSTMAMAFAILNTWIALAGSIGLVLPSGSSVALLYGFIFCVMCCFCVAASLGELSAIWPTAGGQYHFVYALCTERWRKPMSFVVGWANIVGWLVVVTVQDYFGSQFISAAAVVASNGSYQITAAKTYGIFVAILVFTTVANIWGNRILGRWNDAALYWSIFGFVIISIVLLSMSDKTSAEFVFTDFNNETGWSDGMAWILGLLQSALSLIAFDVVLHMTEEMPNPSRDAPRAMMYSIVIGGVTGFGFILVILFCLVDAETVLATSTGMPIVELILQATKSRAAATILSLMLAVCFINGTNASITSVSRLLYAMARDRGIVFHNYFAHIQAGLNVPVRTIMFCFVFNILFGLLYLGPAVAFSAYVASCTIFLNVSYSVPIIVLLIRGRKVLDLYQTPKTHFKLGRVFGYILNVIGALYVVITSIFFCFPTSLPATTNTMNYVCAVIGIWAIVVAGYWFLFGKTFLGPQDLVVADYEDVVGRRISTQTSSHEDKAEKGSH